From one Nerophis ophidion isolate RoL-2023_Sa unplaced genomic scaffold, RoL_Noph_v1.0 HiC_scaffold_38, whole genome shotgun sequence genomic stretch:
- the LOC133546718 gene encoding uncharacterized protein LOC133546718, with translation MDSSTDDEKHGEEEKVTARDKSLEKELKTYLHDEVCTWIFNPPNSSHIGGMWERLIGITRRILDALLLKEGGSHLSHEVLTTLMAEVMAIINARPLIPVSTDPEMPAILTPATLLTLKRDVISAPPGDFNVKDIHSQQWRQVQSLSDRFGKRWKQEYLSTIQTRRKWYAERPNLQIGDLVLLKDGQVRRNECPTGLIVKSINSHDNKVRKVDVKIIRQGTPIIYTRPVSEVVLLLRKETV, from the coding sequence ATGGACTCCAGCACAGACGACGAGAAGCATGGCGAGGAAGAGAAGGTGACGGCGAGGGACAAGTCGTTGGAAAAAGAGTTGAAAACTTACCTGCACGACGAAGTGTGCACTTGGATCTTCAATCCGCCAAACTCTTCCCACATTGGAGGAATGTGGGAAAGACTAATTGGCATCACTCGCCGTATCCTGGATGCATTGCTCCTTAAGGAGGGAGGCTCTCACCTTTCTCATGAGGTGCTCACCACTCTCATGGCTGAGGTCATGGCAATTATAAACGCAAGACCTCTCATTCCAGTTTCAACTGACCCAGAGATGCCAGCAATACTAACACCTGCAACCTTGCTGACACTGAAGAGAGACGTCATATCTGCACCGCCAGGAGACTTCAACGTGAAAGACATCCACTCACAACAATGGCGGCAAGTCCAATCTCTCTCTGATAGATTCGGGAAGCGATGGAAACAAGAATACCTGTCAACCATACAAACCAGGAGAAAATGGTATGCAGAAAGGCCTAACCTGCAAATTGGAGACCTAGTACTACTGAAAGACGGCCAGGTGAGAAGAAATGAATGTCCCACTGGACTCATCGTCAAGTCTATCAACAGCCATGACAACAAAGTAAGAAAAGTAGATGTTAAGATCATCCGACAAGGTACTCCAATAATCTACACTAGACCTGTTTCAGAGGTTGTGTTGCTCCTTCGTAAAGAGACTGTATAG